A genomic stretch from Miscanthus floridulus cultivar M001 unplaced genomic scaffold, ASM1932011v1 os_1435_1_2, whole genome shotgun sequence includes:
- the LOC136534030 gene encoding uncharacterized protein, with protein sequence MAQFLRGKAAAAAAAGEAALRAWAPAPWRRTASASYHHTIQAVPRETAGPRAAARERRHGRVPAVLLTLAGAAPGNRIAHRQLLTADRRQLAEMLKQSPYFLSTPVRLQVRAGERSNAIIHDGTVLPIKVHRYGTGNILNLVMVKADEGTMLKVDLPVEFKGEDACPGLKKGGFLQKIRTSLVYLCPAEHIPPKIEVDLTNLDVGDRVLMHDIPVHPSLKLLSKNETMPICKILASKPIEPVE encoded by the exons ATGGCGCAGTTTCTCCGCGgcaaggccgccgccgccgccgccgccggggaggcGGCGCTCCGCGCGTGGGCTCCGGCGCCGTGGCGGCGGACGGCCTCTGCGTCGTACCACCACACGATCCAGGCTGTACCGCGCGAGACGGCCGGCCCGCGCGCCGCGGCGCGCGAGCGCCGCCACGGCCGCGTCCCGGCGGTCCTGCTCACGCTCGCGGGCGCCGCGCCCGGGAACAGAATCGCCCACAGGCAGCTCCTCACTGCCGACAGGAGGCAGCTCGCGGAGATGCTCAAGCAGTCGCCCTACTTCCTCTCCACCCCCGTCCGCCTCCAGGTCCGCGCGGGCGAGCGATCCAACGCCATCATCCACGACGGCACCGTCCTCCCCATCAAG GTGCATAGATATGGAACTGGGAATATATTGAACTTGGTAATGGTGAAGGCAGATGAAGGAACAATGCTGAAGGTGGATCTGCCTGTAGAGTTCAAGGGGGAGGATGCTTGCCCTGGGTTGAAGAAAG GAGGCTTTTTGCAGAAAATAAGGACCAGCCTGGTGTATCTCTGCCCAGCTGAGCACATCCCTCCAAAAATTGAGGTGGACCTGACAAATCTTGATGTCGGAGATAGGGTATTAATGCATGACATTCCGGTCCATCCATCGCTCAAGTTGCTGAGTAAAAACGAGACCATGCCCATCTGCAAGATCTTGGCCTCAAAGCCAATTGAGCCAGTCGAGTAG